One Macadamia integrifolia cultivar HAES 741 unplaced genomic scaffold, SCU_Mint_v3 scaffold1042, whole genome shotgun sequence genomic region harbors:
- the LOC122062451 gene encoding isocitrate dehydrogenase [NAD] regulatory subunit 1, mitochondrial-like isoform X2, with product MARRNLQILKQLLGCSVASSSSVPSSPRLGFSLDIKRSVTYMPRPGDGAPRAVTLIPGDGIGPLVTGAVEQVMEAMHAPVYFERYEVHGDMTKVPQEVIDSIHKNKVCLKGGLNTPVGGGVSSLNVQLRKELDLYASLVNCFNLPGLPTRHQNVDIVVIRENTEGEYAGLEHEVVPGVVESLKFCSERIAKYAFEYAYLNNRKKVTAVHKANIMKLADGLFLESCREVATKYPGIKYNEIIVDNCCMQLVSKPEQFDVMVCDLIF from the exons ATGGCGAGAAGAAATTTACAAATTCTAAAGCAACTCCTTGGATGTTCAGTAGCCTCCTCATCTTCTGTACCTTCATCTCCGCGTCTAGGGTTTAGTCTTGACATCAAGAGATCTGTAACCTACATGCCTCGGCCTGGTGATGGTGCTCCAAGAGCTGTTACCTTAATCCCAGGAGATGGAATTGGTCCTCTTGTTACTGGTGCGGTTGAGCAGGTCATGGAAGCGATGCATGCTCCTGTGTATTTCGAAAGATATGAAGTTCATGGTGATATGACAAAGGTTCCTCAGGAAGTGATTGATTCAATACATAAGAACAAGGTTTGCTTGAAGGGTGGTTTGAATACTCCAGTTGGTGGTGGTGTCAGTTCATTGAATGTTCAGCTAAGAAAGGAGCTTGATTTATATGCATCACTTGTGAATTGTTTCAATCTGCCTGGGTTGCCTACAAGGCATCAGAATGTTGATATTGTTGTGATTCGGGAGAATACAGAAGGGGAATATGCAGGGCTTGAGCATGAGGTTGTTCCTGGTGTTGTTGAGAGCCTTAAG TTCTGCTCAGAACGGATTGCCAAATATGCCTTTGAGTATGCATACTTAAACAACCGGAAGAAAGTGACTGCTGTGCACAAAGCCAACATTATGAAACTTGCAGATGGTCTATTCTTAGAATCTTGTCGTGAGGTAGCAACGAAATATCCAGGAATTAAGTATAATGAGATTATTGTGGACAACTGCTGCATGCAACTTGTATCAAAGCCAGAGCAGTTTGATGTCATGGTATGTGATTTAATATTTTGA
- the LOC122062451 gene encoding isocitrate dehydrogenase [NAD] regulatory subunit 1, mitochondrial-like isoform X1 yields MARRNLQILKQLLGCSVASSSSVPSSPRLGFSLDIKRSVTYMPRPGDGAPRAVTLIPGDGIGPLVTGAVEQVMEAMHAPVYFERYEVHGDMTKVPQEVIDSIHKNKVCLKGGLNTPVGGGVSSLNVQLRKELDLYASLVNCFNLPGLPTRHQNVDIVVIRENTEGEYAGLEHEVVPGVVESLKVITKFCSERIAKYAFEYAYLNNRKKVTAVHKANIMKLADGLFLESCREVATKYPGIKYNEIIVDNCCMQLVSKPEQFDVMVCDLIF; encoded by the exons ATGGCGAGAAGAAATTTACAAATTCTAAAGCAACTCCTTGGATGTTCAGTAGCCTCCTCATCTTCTGTACCTTCATCTCCGCGTCTAGGGTTTAGTCTTGACATCAAGAGATCTGTAACCTACATGCCTCGGCCTGGTGATGGTGCTCCAAGAGCTGTTACCTTAATCCCAGGAGATGGAATTGGTCCTCTTGTTACTGGTGCGGTTGAGCAGGTCATGGAAGCGATGCATGCTCCTGTGTATTTCGAAAGATATGAAGTTCATGGTGATATGACAAAGGTTCCTCAGGAAGTGATTGATTCAATACATAAGAACAAGGTTTGCTTGAAGGGTGGTTTGAATACTCCAGTTGGTGGTGGTGTCAGTTCATTGAATGTTCAGCTAAGAAAGGAGCTTGATTTATATGCATCACTTGTGAATTGTTTCAATCTGCCTGGGTTGCCTACAAGGCATCAGAATGTTGATATTGTTGTGATTCGGGAGAATACAGAAGGGGAATATGCAGGGCTTGAGCATGAGGTTGTTCCTGGTGTTGTTGAGAGCCTTAAG GTGATTACAAAGTTCTGCTCAGAACGGATTGCCAAATATGCCTTTGAGTATGCATACTTAAACAACCGGAAGAAAGTGACTGCTGTGCACAAAGCCAACATTATGAAACTTGCAGATGGTCTATTCTTAGAATCTTGTCGTGAGGTAGCAACGAAATATCCAGGAATTAAGTATAATGAGATTATTGTGGACAACTGCTGCATGCAACTTGTATCAAAGCCAGAGCAGTTTGATGTCATGGTATGTGATTTAATATTTTGA